One part of the Aestuariirhabdus litorea genome encodes these proteins:
- a CDS encoding LolA family protein: protein MTTCFRTLASLLLLICVSTQGDSLIGGGGYGAGDPRGLQSSPLLRSLQEARTLRGQFTQSRTLPSLSSPLLSEGRFVLSREQGLLWLQQSPFTTRLVFSDQLMIQQVGDKLPTVLTREKDPVPFYFATLFRALLSGDWRSLQRDFQVSRTEQGLLLRPIQRQLRNAISEVRIEGQAQLERLTLVEKRGGGVEIEFRDLRGDTSPLTAEEQRLFRPLR from the coding sequence GTGACCACCTGTTTTCGAACCCTGGCCAGCCTGCTGCTATTGATCTGTGTTTCAACCCAGGGGGACAGCCTCATTGGTGGAGGCGGCTACGGCGCCGGGGACCCTCGCGGCCTGCAGAGCTCCCCCCTGTTGCGCTCCCTGCAGGAGGCCCGCACCCTGCGCGGCCAGTTTACCCAGAGCCGCACCCTGCCCAGCCTGAGTAGTCCCCTGCTGTCCGAGGGACGCTTTGTGCTCTCCCGCGAGCAGGGCCTGCTGTGGCTGCAGCAGAGCCCATTCACCACCCGCCTGGTGTTTTCCGACCAGCTGATGATCCAGCAGGTCGGCGACAAACTGCCCACTGTTCTCACCCGCGAAAAGGACCCGGTGCCTTTCTATTTCGCCACCCTCTTTCGCGCCCTCCTCAGCGGCGACTGGCGCAGTCTGCAACGGGATTTCCAGGTCAGCCGCACCGAACAGGGGCTGCTGTTGCGGCCCATCCAGCGCCAGCTGCGCAATGCCATCAGCGAGGTGCGCATTGAGGGCCAGGCGCAGCTTGAACGGCTGACGCTGGTGGAGAAGAGGGGGGGCGGCGTCGAGATCGAGTTCCGTGACCTGCGTGGCGACACCTCACCCCTCACCGCGGAGGAGCAGCGGCTGTTCCGCCCCTTGAGATGA
- a CDS encoding amino acid ABC transporter permease → MSDSGATQRTLASRSQRWLKQNLFSSPLNSLITLVCLYLLYKVGGAALNWVLLEATWIADPQACKAGAGACWGFIAEKHRYILFGTYPYDEQWRPLVAMLGFIALICASLHKSCWKIWLLPLWIVSLGLLGSLMWGGVFGLTYVENSLWGGLPLTLLLAVIGTICAFPLGIFLALGRRSHMPMVRVICIGFIELVRGVPLISVLFMASVMFPLFLPEGVTIDKLLRAQVGIILFTAAYLAEVFRGGLQAIPKGQYEAAEGLALSYWQSMRKIILPQALRLVIPPTVNSFISMFKDTSLVIIIGLFDLLATTKGAIKDPQWRAFYVEGYVFTAALFFIFCYSMARYSQYLEKDLKKGYSH, encoded by the coding sequence ATGAGTGATTCCGGAGCAACCCAGCGTACCCTGGCAAGTCGCAGCCAGCGCTGGCTAAAACAAAACCTGTTCAGTTCACCACTGAACTCCCTCATTACCCTGGTCTGCCTTTATCTGCTCTACAAGGTGGGGGGCGCTGCCCTCAACTGGGTGTTGCTGGAGGCGACCTGGATTGCGGATCCCCAGGCCTGTAAGGCGGGTGCGGGAGCCTGCTGGGGCTTTATTGCCGAAAAGCACCGCTACATCCTGTTTGGCACCTATCCCTACGATGAGCAGTGGCGCCCCCTGGTGGCCATGCTGGGTTTTATCGCCCTGATCTGTGCCAGCCTGCACAAGAGCTGCTGGAAAATCTGGCTGCTGCCTCTGTGGATCGTCTCCTTGGGCCTGTTGGGTAGCCTGATGTGGGGCGGGGTATTTGGCCTCACCTACGTGGAGAACAGCCTCTGGGGTGGCCTGCCCCTGACTCTGCTGCTGGCGGTGATCGGCACCATCTGCGCCTTCCCGCTGGGGATCTTCCTCGCCCTTGGGCGCCGCTCCCATATGCCGATGGTCCGGGTCATCTGCATCGGCTTTATCGAACTGGTGAGGGGTGTGCCGCTGATCAGCGTGCTCTTTATGGCGTCGGTGATGTTCCCGCTGTTCCTGCCGGAGGGGGTCACGATCGACAAGTTGTTGCGGGCCCAGGTGGGGATCATCCTGTTTACCGCCGCCTACCTGGCGGAGGTGTTCCGCGGCGGGCTGCAGGCGATCCCCAAGGGACAGTACGAGGCCGCTGAGGGGCTTGCCCTGAGCTACTGGCAGTCGATGCGCAAGATCATCCTGCCCCAGGCCCTGCGGCTGGTGATTCCGCCCACCGTCAACAGCTTTATCTCCATGTTCAAGGATACCTCGCTGGTGATCATCATCGGCCTGTTCGACCTGCTGGCCACCACCAAGGGGGCTATCAAGGATCCGCAGTGGCGCGCCTTCTACGTGGAAGGCTACGTCTTCACTGCTGCTCTCTTTTTCATCTTCTGTTACTCCATGGCCCGCTACAGCCAGTACCTGGAGAAAGACCTCAAGAAAGGCTATTCGCACTAG
- a CDS encoding DNA-J related domain-containing protein, protein MESIDPLDNPLRLAVLDLLRQQAAPVSEHQLMSALTEELDALLGPDTGDDLNLRLFRKHFLLMNALYQLQCSLAEEGVWLAISALSISLGPRPPARASEEGALTRAGDESLRQYYLDWHHFQQADAESVAELLASFWLRYRGQDRQQQALEWLQLEALPSAEELTAAYRRLAARHHPDRGGDAARFVEIREAYELLRHVV, encoded by the coding sequence GTGGAGTCTATCGATCCACTGGACAACCCGCTGCGGCTGGCGGTGTTGGATCTGCTGCGTCAACAGGCCGCACCGGTCAGCGAGCACCAGCTGATGAGTGCCCTGACCGAGGAGCTGGATGCCCTGCTGGGACCGGATACCGGGGATGACCTTAACCTGCGGCTGTTCCGCAAACACTTCCTGCTGATGAACGCCCTCTACCAGCTGCAGTGCTCACTTGCTGAGGAGGGGGTCTGGCTGGCTATCTCTGCCCTGTCGATCTCGCTGGGGCCCCGTCCTCCCGCCAGGGCCAGCGAGGAGGGAGCGCTGACCCGTGCCGGGGACGAGAGCCTGCGGCAGTACTATCTGGACTGGCATCACTTCCAACAAGCCGACGCCGAGTCGGTGGCCGAGCTTCTGGCCAGCTTCTGGCTGCGCTACCGTGGACAGGATCGCCAACAGCAGGCGCTTGAGTGGTTGCAGCTGGAAGCGTTGCCCAGTGCTGAGGAGCTGACGGCTGCCTATCGCCGGCTGGCAGCGCGCCACCACCCCGACCGGGGCGGGGATGCGGCGCGTTTTGTCGAAATTCGCGAGGCCTACGAGTTGCTGCGTCATGTCGTTTGA
- a CDS encoding amino acid ABC transporter substrate-binding protein — protein sequence MKALKTLVGGALVAATFSGAAVAGPTVDAVKAKGFVQCGVNTSLPGFSAPDSQGQWEGLDVDLCRSIAAAVLGDASKTKFTPLTAAQRFTALQSGEIDVLTRNTTWTLTRDTKLGLNFAGVNYYDGQGFMVAKNMGIKSATELSGATVCVEPGTTTELNLADYFRANNMEFEPVVIEDANEAIQAFFAGRCDVYTTDASGLASYRQTSAPNPDDYVILPEIISKEPLGPAVRHGDDEWLDIVAWSLTASLEAEEKGITSANVDSLKASSDPGVQRLLGVTAGMGEALGLDEAWAYNIIKQVGNYGESYERNVTKKLGLDRGINALWNKGGLMYPNPIR from the coding sequence ATGAAAGCACTTAAGACTCTGGTAGGTGGTGCGCTTGTTGCCGCAACCTTCAGCGGCGCCGCCGTTGCGGGCCCTACCGTTGACGCCGTCAAAGCAAAGGGCTTCGTCCAGTGTGGCGTAAACACCAGCTTGCCCGGCTTCTCGGCCCCTGACAGCCAGGGCCAGTGGGAAGGTCTCGATGTGGACCTGTGCCGCTCCATCGCCGCAGCGGTGCTGGGCGATGCCTCCAAGACCAAGTTCACCCCCCTCACCGCCGCTCAGCGCTTTACCGCCCTGCAGTCCGGTGAGATCGACGTACTGACCCGTAACACCACCTGGACCCTGACCCGCGACACCAAGCTGGGCCTTAACTTCGCTGGCGTTAACTACTACGACGGCCAGGGTTTCATGGTTGCCAAGAACATGGGCATCAAGAGTGCCACCGAACTGAGCGGCGCTACCGTCTGCGTTGAGCCCGGCACCACCACCGAGCTGAACCTGGCGGACTACTTCCGTGCCAACAACATGGAGTTTGAGCCGGTTGTTATCGAAGATGCCAACGAAGCGATCCAGGCCTTCTTTGCCGGTCGTTGCGACGTCTACACCACCGACGCCTCGGGCCTGGCCTCCTACCGCCAGACCAGCGCGCCCAACCCTGATGACTATGTAATCCTGCCAGAAATCATCTCCAAGGAGCCCCTGGGCCCTGCGGTTCGCCACGGCGATGACGAGTGGCTGGATATCGTAGCCTGGTCCCTGACCGCATCCCTGGAAGCAGAAGAGAAGGGCATCACCTCCGCCAACGTCGACTCCCTGAAAGCGAGCAGCGACCCGGGCGTACAGCGCCTGCTGGGCGTAACCGCTGGCATGGGTGAGGCTCTGGGGCTGGATGAAGCCTGGGCCTACAACATCATCAAGCAGGTGGGTAACTACGGCGAAAGCTATGAGCGCAACGTGACCAAGAAACTGGGTCTCGATCGCGGCATCAACGCGCTGTGGAACAAGGGTGGATTGATGTACCCCAACCCGATCCGCTAA
- a CDS encoding MMPL family transporter → MLLLLWQATLLFGQGVQPRTSLLELLPRSEQQPAVQQALERFSQHLSRQLLLLVRAEGREQGRQSARALAAELASSGLLSELQLELDPSHQQALASLYFDHRHGLLSPDDRRQLLAGGSVQLREQALQALYNPFSGVTGAQFAQDPFGLFRRFLQSILPAGGPLEIDEGMLVHQGDDRYEVLLRATLNSDPFDLNTQRQLLDRLQQFLATQPERVTLLRSGALFYAAAGADSAREEISTIGLGSLCGVLLLVLWVFRSFTPLFIALLSIGSGVLTGLVCTLLLFGQIHLFTLVMGACLIGVSIDYAFHYFAEQHEGGTQWQPLQGLGRILAALTLGLASSLLGYSGLLATPFPGLQQLALFSCSGLLVAWLTVVLVYPSLLQPCVRQAPNALLPLYRPLITFWQGTTARQQWGLLLLLGVIALAGILRLQTDDDVRQLQSLNSAIQAEDEAIRKVTSSHFDNSFILFIAGSNEQLLQAEERFLQSMIENDGSFASDTKSTSAIIPSLKKQNENFSLTKKLYDLELINLPEITRDLLEDTYSQNSDVTTDNFLTISELESSGLQKHLSNQWLDNSPYGVASVMLFAPERHAQIKALGANREGVYFISQADDTSDILARYRHRIAWMLAAAYLVIGLMLCLRYGPVRALKIIAVPLLAAGLALGVNGWSGQAVNLFHLLALLLLLGISIDYALFFAERGDNWQTTLLGVTLAAITTLLSFGLLSLSATPAISAFGQTLLVGLLAAYLLAPLASSTGRPS, encoded by the coding sequence ATGCTGCTCCTACTGTGGCAGGCCACGCTGCTGTTTGGACAGGGGGTGCAGCCGCGCACCAGCCTGCTCGAGCTGCTCCCCCGTAGCGAGCAGCAGCCGGCGGTGCAACAGGCGCTGGAGCGCTTTTCCCAACACCTGTCGAGGCAACTGCTGTTGCTGGTTCGAGCCGAGGGGCGCGAGCAGGGACGCCAGAGCGCACGTGCCCTCGCCGCCGAGCTGGCATCAAGCGGGTTGCTCAGCGAGCTCCAGCTGGAGCTGGACCCGAGCCATCAGCAAGCGTTGGCTAGCCTCTATTTCGATCACCGTCACGGTCTGCTGAGCCCGGATGATCGCCGCCAGTTACTGGCCGGGGGGTCCGTCCAGCTGCGCGAACAGGCGCTGCAAGCACTCTACAACCCCTTCTCCGGGGTCACCGGCGCGCAGTTTGCGCAGGACCCTTTCGGCCTCTTTCGCCGTTTCCTGCAATCGATCCTGCCCGCTGGCGGGCCGCTTGAGATCGACGAGGGGATGCTGGTTCACCAGGGCGACGATCGCTACGAGGTGCTATTACGCGCCACCCTGAACAGCGACCCCTTCGACCTCAATACCCAGCGCCAGCTGCTGGACCGACTGCAGCAGTTTCTGGCCACCCAACCCGAGCGGGTAACCCTGCTACGAAGCGGCGCCCTCTTTTATGCCGCCGCCGGGGCCGACAGCGCGCGCGAAGAGATCTCCACCATTGGCCTGGGCTCGCTGTGCGGGGTGCTGTTACTGGTTCTCTGGGTATTTCGCTCCTTCACCCCCCTGTTTATCGCCCTGCTTTCGATCGGCAGCGGCGTCCTCACCGGGCTGGTCTGCACCCTGCTGCTGTTTGGCCAGATCCACCTGTTTACCCTGGTGATGGGGGCCTGCCTGATCGGGGTATCGATCGACTATGCCTTCCATTATTTTGCCGAGCAGCACGAAGGGGGGACACAGTGGCAACCCCTGCAGGGGCTGGGACGAATACTGGCCGCCCTGACCCTGGGGCTGGCCAGTAGCCTGTTGGGCTACAGCGGCCTGCTGGCCACCCCCTTCCCCGGTCTGCAACAACTGGCGCTGTTTTCCTGCAGCGGTTTGCTGGTCGCCTGGCTCACTGTGGTGCTGGTCTACCCGAGCCTGCTGCAACCCTGTGTCCGTCAGGCGCCCAACGCCCTGCTACCCCTCTACCGTCCGTTGATCACCTTTTGGCAGGGCACAACGGCCAGGCAACAGTGGGGTCTGTTGCTGCTGCTCGGGGTAATCGCCCTGGCAGGTATTCTCCGCTTGCAAACCGATGACGATGTGCGCCAGTTGCAGTCACTGAACAGCGCTATTCAGGCGGAGGATGAAGCGATCAGAAAGGTGACTAGTAGTCATTTTGATAACAGCTTTATACTTTTTATAGCAGGCAGCAATGAACAGCTTCTGCAAGCGGAAGAGCGTTTTTTACAGTCTATGATTGAGAATGACGGATCATTTGCTTCCGATACAAAATCGACTTCAGCAATTATTCCAAGCCTAAAAAAACAAAACGAGAATTTTTCTCTTACAAAAAAACTATACGATTTGGAGCTTATAAACTTACCCGAAATAACCAGAGATTTATTAGAAGACACGTACTCACAAAACTCAGATGTGACTACTGATAACTTTTTAACCATAAGCGAACTTGAATCCTCTGGCCTGCAAAAACACCTCTCCAACCAATGGCTGGATAACTCACCCTATGGCGTAGCCAGCGTTATGCTGTTCGCCCCTGAACGTCATGCACAGATCAAAGCCCTGGGTGCAAACCGGGAAGGGGTATATTTTATCAGCCAGGCGGACGACACCTCCGACATCCTGGCCCGCTACCGCCACCGTATCGCCTGGATGCTGGCCGCCGCCTACCTGGTCATCGGGCTGATGCTGTGCCTGCGCTATGGTCCTGTTAGGGCGCTAAAGATTATTGCCGTCCCCCTGCTGGCTGCGGGCCTGGCTCTGGGAGTTAATGGCTGGAGCGGCCAGGCGGTCAACCTGTTCCACCTGTTGGCTCTGCTTCTGTTATTGGGTATCAGCATCGATTACGCCCTGTTTTTTGCCGAGCGGGGCGATAACTGGCAGACCACCCTGCTGGGCGTTACCCTGGCCGCCATCACCACCCTGCTCTCCTTCGGCCTGCTCAGCCTGAGCGCAACCCCGGCGATCAGCGCCTTTGGCCAGACCCTGTTGGTGGGCCTGCTGGCCGCCTATCTGCTGGCCCCCCTGGCGTCCTCAACGGGCAGACCGTCATGA
- a CDS encoding amino acid ABC transporter permease: MSRLTPPLPRSDANKRPWFLQLFYEEKTRAIIYQILVTGALILLGWYLVSNTLDNLARQNIATGYGFLSLEASFGISESMIAYSPADTYGRALMVGILNTIKVSIVGILLATLIGTLVGIARLSPNWLLRQFSGAYINTFRNVPLLLQLFFWYALINTSLPKPRQALNPFGDTFITNRGIYTAIPEYHVAYWWMLAAALLGMLGWWLLRRWAIRRQQATGQPFHHGIAGFCLTLLAVIAAYLLAGAPSAMDAPVLQGFNFKGGWNISTEFTALLLGLTIYTSTYIAEIVRSGIESVPKGQWEASNALGLRPGQILREIILPQALRVIIPPLTNQFLNLTKNSSLAVAVGYPDLVSISNTTMNQTGQAIEAIAIFMTIYLSLSLGISLFMNWYNNRMALVER, translated from the coding sequence ATGTCCAGATTAACTCCCCCTCTACCCCGTAGCGATGCGAATAAACGACCCTGGTTTTTGCAGCTGTTCTACGAAGAGAAAACCCGAGCCATCATCTACCAGATTTTGGTCACCGGCGCCCTGATCCTGCTGGGCTGGTACCTGGTCAGCAATACCCTGGATAACCTGGCGCGACAGAATATTGCGACCGGTTACGGATTCCTGTCGCTGGAAGCCTCCTTCGGCATCAGCGAAAGCATGATCGCCTACTCCCCCGCCGATACTTACGGTCGTGCGCTGATGGTGGGCATACTCAACACCATCAAGGTCTCTATAGTGGGTATCCTGCTGGCGACCCTGATCGGTACCCTGGTGGGGATCGCCCGACTCTCCCCCAACTGGCTGCTGCGCCAGTTCTCCGGGGCCTATATCAACACCTTCAGAAACGTACCCCTGCTGCTGCAACTGTTTTTCTGGTACGCCCTGATCAACACCAGCCTGCCCAAGCCACGGCAGGCCCTGAACCCCTTTGGTGATACCTTCATCACCAACCGGGGGATCTACACCGCCATTCCTGAATATCACGTCGCTTACTGGTGGATGCTCGCCGCCGCCCTGCTGGGGATGTTGGGCTGGTGGTTGCTGCGCCGCTGGGCCATTCGCCGTCAACAGGCGACCGGACAACCCTTCCACCACGGCATTGCGGGGTTTTGCCTGACCCTGTTGGCGGTGATCGCGGCCTATCTGCTGGCTGGAGCTCCCTCCGCCATGGATGCGCCGGTATTGCAGGGCTTCAACTTCAAGGGCGGATGGAATATCTCAACCGAGTTCACCGCGCTGCTGCTGGGCCTGACCATCTACACCTCCACCTACATCGCTGAGATCGTACGCAGCGGTATCGAGTCAGTGCCCAAGGGACAGTGGGAAGCCTCCAACGCGCTGGGGCTCAGGCCCGGCCAGATACTGCGGGAGATCATTCTTCCCCAGGCGTTGCGGGTGATTATCCCTCCGCTGACCAACCAGTTCCTCAACCTCACCAAGAACAGCTCACTGGCGGTGGCGGTGGGATACCCCGATCTGGTTTCCATCTCCAACACCACCATGAACCAGACCGGCCAGGCGATTGAGGCGATCGCGATCTTTATGACGATCTATCTTAGCCTCAGCCTTGGTATCTCGCTGTTTATGAACTGGTATAACAACCGCATGGCACTGGTGGAACGATAG
- a CDS encoding type II toxin-antitoxin system RelB/DinJ family antitoxin: protein MSTMKTEIVRARIEPEIKADAEQVLEQIGMSMADAIRLFVTQVARRQEFPIELRVTARKPQD, encoded by the coding sequence ATGAGTACCATGAAGACCGAGATTGTTCGCGCCCGTATCGAACCCGAGATTAAGGCCGATGCGGAGCAGGTATTGGAGCAGATCGGCATGAGCATGGCGGATGCCATCCGCCTCTTTGTCACCCAGGTTGCCCGTCGCCAGGAGTTTCCCATCGAGCTACGGGTCACGGCACGCAAGCCCCAGGACTAG
- the hspQ gene encoding heat shock protein HspQ: MSMNLARFDLGQIVSHRRFHYRGVIFGVDPCFSLDDQWYETMATSRPPKDRPWYHVLVDGTDRTTYVAERNLAPCDDHQQIQHPRLGDCFNRYDGDRYYIRATTQ; this comes from the coding sequence ATGAGTATGAACCTTGCCCGCTTTGATCTTGGGCAGATTGTAAGCCATCGCCGTTTCCATTACCGGGGTGTGATCTTCGGGGTTGATCCCTGCTTCTCCCTCGATGATCAGTGGTACGAAACCATGGCCACCTCACGCCCTCCCAAAGACCGCCCCTGGTACCACGTCCTGGTAGACGGAACCGACCGCACCACTTACGTGGCCGAGCGCAACCTGGCTCCCTGCGACGACCATCAGCAGATTCAGCACCCCCGCCTGGGGGACTGTTTCAACCGCTATGATGGTGACCGTTATTACATACGTGCCACTACCCAATAG
- a CDS encoding D-cysteine desulfhydrase, with amino-acid sequence MSLVLPRVSLGHGPTPLEKLPNLGAELGIELYIKRDDCTGLALGGNKTRKLEYLVAAALEEGADTLVTLGGIQSNHARQTAAAAARFGLGCELLLEDVPGTPKLDYYRNGNLLLDHLCGARVRVVDEGSDLTLCAEQLMRQLREAGKRPYLIPVGGSNEVGSLGYMRCTEEIIQQAAEQGIAFDHWLVATGSGGTQAGLLAGQLSAGDDTPLLGFCVSRSAELQEALVGELLERTLKRLGIPLRDGASRVRANGDYVGAGYGIPGEDTLEAVRLAASREAILLDPVYTGKAMAGLIDHCRRGLIAPGSRVLFIHTGGAAGLFAYSDSFQPG; translated from the coding sequence ATGTCCCTCGTTCTGCCCCGCGTATCCCTTGGCCACGGCCCCACCCCGCTGGAAAAACTGCCCAACCTCGGTGCTGAGCTGGGCATTGAGTTGTACATCAAGCGCGACGACTGTACCGGGCTGGCGCTGGGGGGGAACAAGACCCGAAAGCTGGAGTACCTGGTGGCGGCGGCGCTGGAGGAGGGGGCCGATACCCTGGTCACCCTCGGTGGTATCCAGTCAAACCATGCACGCCAAACGGCCGCTGCTGCCGCGCGCTTCGGGCTGGGCTGTGAGCTGCTGCTGGAGGATGTGCCGGGTACCCCCAAGCTGGATTATTACCGCAACGGCAATCTGTTACTGGACCATCTGTGCGGTGCCCGAGTGCGGGTGGTGGATGAGGGCAGTGACCTGACCCTGTGCGCCGAGCAACTGATGCGTCAGCTGCGCGAAGCGGGCAAGCGCCCTTACCTGATTCCGGTGGGAGGCTCCAACGAGGTGGGGTCGCTGGGCTATATGCGTTGCACCGAGGAGATCATCCAGCAAGCCGCTGAGCAGGGGATCGCTTTCGACCACTGGCTGGTGGCGACCGGCAGCGGCGGAACCCAGGCCGGATTGCTGGCCGGTCAGCTCAGCGCCGGGGATGACACGCCCCTGCTGGGCTTCTGTGTCAGCCGCAGCGCTGAGCTGCAGGAGGCGTTGGTGGGGGAACTGCTGGAGCGTACCCTCAAGCGCCTGGGCATTCCGTTGCGGGACGGGGCCAGCCGGGTACGGGCGAACGGCGATTACGTCGGGGCCGGTTACGGCATTCCCGGCGAGGATACCCTTGAGGCGGTGCGACTCGCAGCGAGCCGAGAAGCGATCCTGCTGGATCCGGTCTACACTGGCAAGGCGATGGCAGGCCTGATTGACCACTGTCGCCGCGGCCTTATCGCCCCGGGCTCCCGTGTCCTTTTTATCCATACCGGTGGTGCCGCCGGGTTGTTCGCCTACAGCGACAGTTTCCAGCCCGGCTGA
- a CDS encoding acyl-CoA thioesterase: MSRHPLPPVIDSASGRPLPGTGLELEIPFFDTDPMGVTWHGHYVKYFELARCELLKKIDFGYREMAASGFSWPVVDLRLKYVKPCRFGDRIRVSAQLAEYENRLRINYLIHNQAGNQVLTRGHSIQVAVDGSGGLCLHSPEILLQRVRSAL; the protein is encoded by the coding sequence ATGAGCCGACACCCGCTGCCACCGGTCATCGATAGCGCCAGCGGCCGACCGCTGCCGGGGACCGGCCTGGAGCTCGAGATCCCCTTCTTCGATACCGACCCCATGGGGGTTACCTGGCACGGACACTACGTAAAATACTTCGAGCTGGCCCGTTGCGAGCTGCTGAAAAAGATCGACTTCGGCTACCGCGAGATGGCGGCCAGCGGCTTTAGCTGGCCGGTGGTCGACCTGCGGCTTAAGTACGTCAAGCCCTGCCGTTTTGGTGACCGCATCCGGGTAAGCGCCCAACTCGCAGAGTACGAAAACCGCCTTCGAATCAATTACCTGATCCACAACCAGGCGGGTAACCAGGTGCTGACCCGAGGGCACAGCATCCAGGTGGCGGTCGATGGCAGCGGAGGGCTGTGCCTGCACTCACCGGAGATTCTGCTGCAACGCGTAAGGAGCGCCCTGTGA
- a CDS encoding amino acid ABC transporter ATP-binding protein produces the protein MTTQTPQDEIVIQIKKANKWYGDFHVLKDIDLDVKRGEKIVICGPSGSGKSTLIRCLNRLEVYQKGEIIVDGIHLNEDIKNIESVRREVGMVFQHFNLFPHLTVLENLTLAPQLVRKIPLAEAEATAMQYLERVKIPDQASKYPGQLSGGQQQRVAIARSLCMAPKIMLFDEPTSALDPEMIKEVLDVMIELAGEGMTMLCVTHEMGFAKTVADRVIFMDGGEIIEQNEPHSFFDNPQHERTQLFLSQILGH, from the coding sequence ATGACTACCCAGACCCCACAGGATGAGATCGTCATCCAGATCAAAAAAGCCAACAAATGGTACGGCGACTTTCACGTTCTCAAGGATATCGACCTGGATGTGAAGCGTGGTGAAAAGATCGTGATCTGCGGCCCCTCGGGCTCCGGTAAATCCACCCTGATACGCTGCCTCAACCGCCTCGAGGTGTACCAGAAGGGCGAGATCATCGTCGATGGCATCCACCTCAACGAGGACATCAAAAACATCGAGTCGGTACGCCGCGAGGTGGGCATGGTGTTCCAGCACTTCAACCTCTTCCCCCACCTGACGGTGCTGGAGAACCTGACCCTGGCCCCGCAACTGGTGCGCAAAATCCCCCTTGCAGAAGCGGAAGCCACCGCCATGCAGTACCTTGAGCGGGTCAAGATCCCGGACCAGGCCAGCAAGTACCCGGGCCAGCTGTCCGGTGGCCAGCAGCAGCGGGTGGCGATCGCCCGCTCACTGTGTATGGCCCCCAAGATCATGCTCTTCGATGAACCCACCTCCGCCCTCGACCCGGAGATGATCAAGGAGGTGCTGGACGTCATGATCGAACTGGCCGGCGAAGGGATGACCATGCTCTGCGTCACCCACGAGATGGGCTTTGCCAAGACCGTGGCCGACCGGGTGATCTTCATGGATGGCGGCGAAATCATTGAGCAAAACGAGCCGCATTCGTTTTTTGATAACCCGCAGCACGAGCGTACCCAGCTGTTCCTGAGCCAGATCCTGGGACACTAG
- a CDS encoding DUF3261 domain-containing protein, with protein sequence MSAALNRGIGLLLLLLVSGCASTPPPPSPPSASLSRGVEVRLPGLDPALPTARLTQLLEIRADGDEHSLLVALELSPQRLSLVLLSPLGVPLLNLSYDGHRLSSEHSSLIDLPFAAENLLLDLMLCYWSAPQLQPVLAEAGLRLQQSPRERAIYQGDQLLIRIEGEAPHHWAGNLHFSHQQRHYQLFITTLQLNLSAPEARPEP encoded by the coding sequence ATGAGCGCGGCCCTTAACCGCGGCATAGGCCTGCTGCTTCTGCTGCTGGTTAGCGGCTGCGCCAGCACTCCGCCCCCCCCCTCACCGCCTTCGGCCTCACTCAGCCGGGGGGTGGAGGTCCGGCTTCCGGGCCTCGACCCTGCCCTGCCCACCGCTCGCCTGACCCAGCTCCTCGAGATCCGCGCCGACGGCGATGAGCACAGCCTGCTGGTCGCTCTCGAGCTCAGCCCCCAGAGACTGTCGCTGGTCCTGCTCAGCCCTTTGGGTGTGCCACTGCTCAACCTCAGCTACGACGGTCACCGGCTTTCAAGCGAACATTCCAGCCTGATCGACCTCCCCTTTGCCGCCGAGAACCTGCTCCTCGACCTGATGCTGTGTTACTGGAGCGCCCCACAGCTCCAACCGGTACTGGCGGAGGCCGGGCTGCGACTCCAGCAATCCCCCCGGGAGCGCGCCATCTACCAGGGAGATCAACTACTGATCCGTATCGAGGGTGAAGCGCCCCATCACTGGGCCGGTAACCTGCACTTTAGCCACCAGCAGCGTCATTACCAGCTGTTCATTACCACCCTACAGCTTAACCTCAGCGCCCCGGAGGCCCGCCCTGAACCCTGA